In the Silvanigrella aquatica genome, ATGTTAGAACGAGAATCAAATCAAATTTTTTCTGAAAAGCTCCGCGCCCGCTTTATTGAACTGGGACTTTCAAAACAAACTGCTGCTAAAATAACTAAACTTATAACTCCTGTAAAATTAGAAGGTTACACTTTGGTTTCCTATTGCGCAGAACCTTTTTATAGGGATCACATCATCTCCCCCAAAAAAGATGAAATTGAAAAAATTGTCCAAGAATGCTGGGGTAAAGAGTACACTTTTAAAATTGAATCTCCTAGTCATGAAGAAGATGTTCCCAAAATTAAAAATTCAAAAAATCCTTCCTCTGATTCCCAAATCACACTTTTCCCAGAGGAAACAAATTATATTCCAGAAAAGAAGAAAAAACTAAAAAATAAAGGTCATTTTGAAATACCCGCCTCTTCAAAAGCAGATGAAAATCCTTCTTCAGAAGAAAACTTTCAACCTCCTGTTAATACAGAAAAACCACGAACCCTTGATGCTACTCAAAATTTTGGAACATTTATTCGTTGCGAAAGCAACTTGGTTGCTTACTCAGCATGCGAGGCTGTGGCAAAAAATCCGGGTAACTTATCAAATCCTTTATTTATTTATGGAGCCACAGGACTAGGTAAAACACACTTACTCCACTCTGTGGGTAATGAAATTATTCAAAAAATTCCCAATGCAAAAATTCTTTACATCACAAGTGAAGATTTTGTGAATGATGTCATTCACAAAGGAATTCGAGTTGGCAAAATGGATGAAGTACGTGCAAAATATAGTGCTTGTGATGTTTTATTAGTGGATGACATTCAATTTCTTGAGAAAAAAGATGCTTGCCAAATAGAATTTTTCCACACTTTTAATGAACTTTATCAAAAGAGAAAACAAATCGTTATCACGAGCGATAAATTTCCTAAAGATATTCCAAATATTGAAGAGCGCTTAAAAAGTCGATTTTTACAAGGATTGCTTGTTGATATTGAACCACCTGGTTTTGAAGATCGCGTTGCCATTATTGAAACAAAAGCGAATTTAATTGGTTTAAAAATCAATCAAGAAATCTCTTTTTTAATTGCTACACATGCAAAAACAAATGTGCGAGAAATTCAAGGGCTGCTTAAAGATCTCTTAATGAATCAACACATGACTGGGAGAAGCCCCACAATTGATTCTGTAACCACGATTTTAAAGAGACGTTTTCCTACGGGAAACATGGAAGCCTCAATCGATACAACGGCAATTCAAAAAGTTGTTGCCAATCATTTTCAAATTAAAATGGCCGATTTAATGGGGCCCAGTCGGCAACAAAAATTTGTTGTCGCACGTCATATTGCTATGTTTTTAGCCAAAGAAATGATCGGTCTCCAAATTGTTGCCATTGCAAATGCATTTGGAAAAAAAGATCACACAACTGTGTTACACGCCATGTCTAAAGTAAAAGAATTACTTGATAAAGATGATGATTTTAGAGGAAGCTTTATACAAATTAAAAGAAAAATTGAACAGTTAATGCAATCTAATTAATTTGCACATATTTACCAGAAGCAGCTCTAAAAATTCTATCAAATATGGCATTTAATTCTTCATTATTTTCTGACATTAAATTTGGTAGTAATATATATTTTGCGTTTTTAATCGATTCTGCTTCTCGCAAAAATTGAAATAAATTACGACTCGCCTCTTGGGGATTTCCCGATTCAGAAAGATCAAAATATTTTAAAAATAATTTACCTAAATTTTTATGACTCGCATTAAAGTCAATCATAACAGCGTCTTTAAAGATATCACTTGAAAATAATTGACTATTTTTATCAATTAGTTCTTTTTTTTGCACTATAAAGGCTTCAAGAGAAGGTGCATAATGCGTAAGCAATTGACCAGGCGCTTCCATTCCAGATGAAAGATGCTCTCCTATATTGCTTATCTTAATTTCTCTTTTAATAATTTTAACCTCTACAGAAACACCCTTATCTTGCAAAACTTTTTTAATTTGCAATGAACTTATAGCTCCAGGACGTAATATAGATAGGCTTTTTTTTTCAGAAATTTTAACAACTGTGGATTCAATTCCAATATCACAACTTTGATTATTATCTAATATAAATAAGTTAGGGTAATCCCCTAAATCATCTAAAACATGCTGAGCTTTTGTGGGGCTCACATGCCCAAATCGATTGGCACTGGGAGCAGCAAGGGGCAATTGCGATTGCTTTAATAAACTTTGAGCAACTTCTCCGATGGGAATGCGCAACGCAATAGCATTGCCGCCTGCCGTGATGAGTTTTGAAATATTTTTAGAAGCATTCACGATTAAAGTTAAGGGACCTGGCCAAAAAGCTTCACCTAATATGTCAAAACATTGTCTTTGAAATGAGGTCATTTCTGTTAGACTTTCAGCTTGAACCATTGAGTTTATGTGAACAATAAGGGGATCGGATTTTGGCCTTCCTTTTGCATGAAAAATCTTTTCTAAGGCCTTATCATCCAGTGCATTTCCGCCTAGTCCATAGACAGTTTCCGTTGGAAATGCGACTAATTCTCCTCTTAAAAGAGCTTTTACACAATAACTTACTGATTCGTCAGAGAAACTTAAAATTTGTGCCACAATCCACTCCGATTTTTTATACATTTCGAGTTCTTAATCGACTTATCCACATGTTATCCACATAGAAAGTGATCACCCTTAGTGATCGCATTTTTTCCATATTTTAGAATGATTTTCAAGGTTTTTGCAAAAAGTTATCCACATCAAAATCAAAAGTTATCCACATACTCACATACAAAAAAGAGGACTAAAACCCACTTTTGGTTAGCAACATATTTCTCTTTTGGCAATGTGGATAACTCTGTGGATAAGATGTGGATAACCTGTGGATAACTCAAATGCCTCTTGATTAAGCAAACAGTTATCCACATAAATTTCCTTTTATCCACATTGTATCCACATGTTTTCCACATCTTATCCACATGATTTTGAGCTTTAAATTTTACCATTAGTGTATGAAAAATAACAGGTTGATCACTTTCAAACCCAAGTTATCCACAAGAAAGGGGGTAGCCTACTACTACTTCTAATAAAAAAGTTTTTAAATTTCTTATAAAGTGTATAAGAAGTGTGACTCAAGTACTCATGCTTGAACAGCTGTTGACAATAGGTTAAGCAAATTATTGCATAGGTGAATTTTTTCAAAGGTGGACACATGTTTAAAAAGAGCAGATATTTTTTTTCATCCGACGTCCAAAGTATAAGCCCTGAAATTTCTGCTGAGTTTGAAAGGGATAAATTAGCAAATGCGTTGTTATCAGTAAGTGCAGCTCAAATTGATCCCGATATCGGTTGGGTACAACTTACCTTTTCAGGCGATCAAAAGGTTGTTATTTCATCAATCAGTCATAACCTCGCAATCAAATGTGAAATAGCAACGCCTTATACAGGACAAGGAACTATCAAAGTATCAGGAAAACAGTTTTCTGATTATGTAAAACAACTCCCTTCATCAAAGGTTTATTTAAAAGCGGATTTACCTTCTCGTATTCAATTGAAATGCGGAAGAAGTTCTGCAAAAATACAGCTAGTTCATGATCAATCTCAAAGTAAAATTGATATTCCAGAAGCGGGAACACGAATCACTGTAAAAGGAAGTCATATAGATCGTTGGGTTTCAAGCTTTAAGGACTTTGTTTCTGTAGATGACAATCGTTTTTACGCAAACGGTGCTTTAATTTGGGCAGAAAAAAATTCTGAAAATACTCCAATTATTAACGCTGTGGCTAGTGATGCCTTGCGATTGGCAAAAGCAACTTTAAACGAAGGCATTCAAATTGACAATTTAGACTCGAGTCAAGTGCTTGTGCCAAGAAAAGCTCTTGAGGAATTAAGAAGAGTCGCTTCCTTAGAGCCTGAAAAGGAATTTTGTATCAAATGGCATGAAAAAGAGCTCTTTTTCTCTGTCGAATCAGAAGAATATACTATGTTTGCAAAGTGCATTGCGGGACAATATCCTCCGTATGAAGCGGCATTGCCTCAAAAAATAAATACTGAAATTCAGTTAGATTTAAAAGCAATTCAGGATAGCGTAAAACGTTCTTTGCTTTTTGCAGATAAAAATAAAGTGATGAAATTTCATTTTGAAAATGCTCTTTTAACGATGGCAAGTTCGACTCCTGGCCAGAAAGAGGGCGAGGAAGTGATAGAAATGAACGCATCTATAGCATCTCCTTTCGAAGTGAACTATAACGGTTCTTTGATTATGGGTATTTTAGGGGTTTTATCCGGTTCACGAGTCCAATTTGCTTGGGAAAACATGAATAGACCTGTTAAAATTACCGGGGAAAATCAAAGAGGGCTTGATGTCTTTTATCTTCTTGTACCAGCCCGTTTTTAAAATTGTTTTATAAGTTTTTAATTTTAGATTAAAGAAAAGAGCTATGTTTAATAAATCCAATTTATTCGTTTGCGATCCAGGAAATTATGAAAAAAAAGATGACGGATATGGTTCTTCAAATATCACTGTTTTGGAAGGATTAGAGGCCGTTCGTAAACGTCCTGGGATGTACATTGGCAACACAGGCACAGTAGGTCTTCACCATTTGATTTATGAAGTGGTTGACAACTCTATTGATGAGTTTTTAGCGGGTCATGGATCTCAAATTGAAATCA is a window encoding:
- a CDS encoding L-threonylcarbamoyladenylate synthase, which translates into the protein MYKKSEWIVAQILSFSDESVSYCVKALLRGELVAFPTETVYGLGGNALDDKALEKIFHAKGRPKSDPLIVHINSMVQAESLTEMTSFQRQCFDILGEAFWPGPLTLIVNASKNISKLITAGGNAIALRIPIGEVAQSLLKQSQLPLAAPSANRFGHVSPTKAQHVLDDLGDYPNLFILDNNQSCDIGIESTVVKISEKKSLSILRPGAISSLQIKKVLQDKGVSVEVKIIKREIKISNIGEHLSSGMEAPGQLLTHYAPSLEAFIVQKKELIDKNSQLFSSDIFKDAVMIDFNASHKNLGKLFLKYFDLSESGNPQEASRNLFQFLREAESIKNAKYILLPNLMSENNEELNAIFDRIFRAASGKYVQIN
- the dnaA gene encoding chromosomal replication initiator protein DnaA, whose translation is MLERESNQIFSEKLRARFIELGLSKQTAAKITKLITPVKLEGYTLVSYCAEPFYRDHIISPKKDEIEKIVQECWGKEYTFKIESPSHEEDVPKIKNSKNPSSDSQITLFPEETNYIPEKKKKLKNKGHFEIPASSKADENPSSEENFQPPVNTEKPRTLDATQNFGTFIRCESNLVAYSACEAVAKNPGNLSNPLFIYGATGLGKTHLLHSVGNEIIQKIPNAKILYITSEDFVNDVIHKGIRVGKMDEVRAKYSACDVLLVDDIQFLEKKDACQIEFFHTFNELYQKRKQIVITSDKFPKDIPNIEERLKSRFLQGLLVDIEPPGFEDRVAIIETKANLIGLKINQEISFLIATHAKTNVREIQGLLKDLLMNQHMTGRSPTIDSVTTILKRRFPTGNMEASIDTTAIQKVVANHFQIKMADLMGPSRQQKFVVARHIAMFLAKEMIGLQIVAIANAFGKKDHTTVLHAMSKVKELLDKDDDFRGSFIQIKRKIEQLMQSN
- a CDS encoding DNA polymerase III subunit beta, with amino-acid sequence MFKKSRYFFSSDVQSISPEISAEFERDKLANALLSVSAAQIDPDIGWVQLTFSGDQKVVISSISHNLAIKCEIATPYTGQGTIKVSGKQFSDYVKQLPSSKVYLKADLPSRIQLKCGRSSAKIQLVHDQSQSKIDIPEAGTRITVKGSHIDRWVSSFKDFVSVDDNRFYANGALIWAEKNSENTPIINAVASDALRLAKATLNEGIQIDNLDSSQVLVPRKALEELRRVASLEPEKEFCIKWHEKELFFSVESEEYTMFAKCIAGQYPPYEAALPQKINTEIQLDLKAIQDSVKRSLLFADKNKVMKFHFENALLTMASSTPGQKEGEEVIEMNASIASPFEVNYNGSLIMGILGVLSGSRVQFAWENMNRPVKITGENQRGLDVFYLLVPARF